A genomic segment from Drosophila willistoni isolate 14030-0811.24 chromosome 2L unlocalized genomic scaffold, UCI_dwil_1.1 Seg72.1, whole genome shotgun sequence encodes:
- the LOC6646245 gene encoding ubiquinone biosynthesis protein COQ9, mitochondrial has product MSNVRCLHKLIRFRRLLVPLNAPIRNNGHLVSPLGQSRSYAQDSKDKTQLEDFRLREEQREKERDAAEAAAKHKQNDSGGGGHQHFQDAEQAAKQAKVDGIRQQILDAALEHVPQLGWTRQTIVKGAEQCGYPGAVHGMFPEGGFALVSHFNSQSNAKLVQILQEQTQNGQREVTDPLDFLVQAVRQRLEMIVPYKSHWPQAMALIAQPQHASTALAQVLTLVDDVCYYSGDRSVDFGWYTRRIGLATIMKMTELYLLQDSSPDHAQTWSFLKHRMDEAVQLQMMLAQTEGMTHTFQRSFNSAFITARNILGLGYNRP; this is encoded by the exons ATGCCCCAATCCGAAACAATGGCCATCTAGTGTCCCCCCTCGGCCAGAGCCGATCTTATGCACAGGACTCTAAGGATAAAACGCAATTGGAAGATTTTCGCTTACGTGAAGAGCAACGGGAAAAGGAACGCGATGCGGCGGAGGCAGCTGCCAAGCACAAACAAAATGACTCTGGCGGCGGAGGACACCAGCACTTCCAGGATGCGGAGCAAGCAGCTAAACAGGCTAAAGTAGATGGCATACGGCAGCAAATCCTTGATGCTGCACTCGAGCATGTCCCTCAATTGGGTTGGACGCGGCAGACCATTGTGAAGGGTGCCGAACAGTGTGGTTATCCTGGAGCTGTGCACGGCATGTTTCCAGAGGGAGGATTTGCTCTCGTCTCCCATTTCAATAGTCAGTCCAATGCAAAGCTAGTGCAAATCTTACAAGAGCAAACACAGAATGGCCAGCGCGAAGTCACAGATCCTCTGGACTTTCTTGTCCAGGCTGTGCGCCAAAGATTGGAGATGATAGTGCCATATAAGAGTCATTGGCCACAAGCCATGGCTCTGATTGCCCAACCGCAACACGCCTCAACGGCATTGGCTCAGGTATTGACCCTAGTCGATGACGTTTGCTACTACTCGGGTGATCGGTCTGTGGAT TTTGGTTGGTACACAAGGCGTATAGGTCTGGCTACCATTATGAAGATGACCGAATTATATCTGCTACAGGATTCGTCACCTGATCATGCCCAGACTTGGTCGTTCCTTAAACATCGCATGGATGAAGCTGTCCAATTGCAAATGATGTTGGCTCAAACTGAGGGCATGACGCACACATTTCAACGTTCCTTCAATTCAGCCTTCATAACG GCACGTAATATACTGGGCCTGGGCTATAATCGTCCCTAA
- the LOC6646244 gene encoding uncharacterized protein LOC6646244, with protein sequence MCIHCCRLRHAPCPPIPYACPHCPVHEIASACSVRGRKQPDGEHMWYSEARKRERYKNPCVCHTLPPRWLDINRNVIFELARRLQQSPEATHYMLLRLLHANYGKVMRIMKRRRSYDVPLSSQALFFSPSSLIDENGNLFEPMHPESVEKLLRLIQDYLHRMQLLNRKYKWFNNGLDKGDLMGLLVASSVKRLGSG encoded by the exons ATGTGCATCCACTGCTGCCGCCTGCGTCACGCCCCCTGCCCGCCCATACCGTACGCATGTCCTCACTGTCCGGTGCATGAGATCGCCAGCGCTTGTTCTGTTCGAGGTCGAAAGCAGCCGGACGGCGAGCACATGTGGTACTCGGAGGCGCGAAAGAGGGAAAGATACAAAAATCCTTGTGTATGCCATACGCTTCCACCGCGTTGGCTGGACATCAATCGCAATGTCATCTTTGAGCTGGCCCGCCGGTTGCAACAATCCCCAGAGGCGACTCATTATATGCTCTTGCGTCTGCTACACGCCAACTATGGCAAAGTGATGCGGATTATGAAAAGACGACGCAGCTACGATGTGCCCTTGTCTAGCCAggctttatttttttctccttcttcTCTGATAGACGAGAACGGTAATCTGTTTGAGCCCATGCATCCGGAATCAGTGGAGAAATTGCTCCGTCTAATCCAGGACTATTTGCATCGCATGCAATTGCTAAATCGCAAATATAAATGGTTTAACAATGGACTGGACAAGGGCGATCTTATGGGTCTGTTGG TTGCTTCGAGTGTTAAACGACTTGGATCTGGATAA
- the LOC6646243 gene encoding dynactin subunit 4, producing the protein MSFMQPIPVKYACSCGILNPINKLFFCRHCPKLRCGYCVCHEIESHFCSNCLENIPSSEARHKKNCCANCFDCPCCQHTLSARATTVAVVRKPDEAKDKEAQSGAGGESGSTTPLKPSSVPATKKMYYLSCLSCRWTTRDVGIPDQGVATGTWPDNECLYQLRFNSLLEYYQSVVLQEKQDRQEFLRRKSPKQHKFPSLTDRTGLTVSLIRRQIGWNEKTLPKSKPISISPTEATADVEQLPPDIFTEPLNLRQVTTIAQRLSQPRDQPTAVGNLYPQRRSLWIKRSLRCRQCEHNLIKPEFHPTSIKYRIQLFASHHVPEVVMVRCEQPLKSGQKNAIVVKITNPTMYDMTIRILDALPEEEEQLTTEMLQQACKIKEEAVTSSPLLRAAGITLTRQNSTREIKREVNELSNTLIEPLESEFVLSQRDDSKEFDEDIQARSEIEEPKFIVWRKGNKVLLRLQFTPEATSKISDEVVLSFYMQYTYVNTVANTTEKKEPTTQALYSRLFIQAGAIEKE; encoded by the coding sequence ATGAGTTTCATGCAACCGATTCCTGTGAAATATGCCTGCTCCTGCGGCATCTTGAATCCGATCAACAAGTTGTTCTTTTGTCGACATTGTCCCAAACTGAGATGCGGTTACTGTGTGTGCCACGAGATAGAGTCGCACTTCTGTTCCAATTGCCTGGAGAACATACCGTCATCGGAGGCGCGACACAAGAAAAACTGTTGTGCCAATTGCTTCGATTGTCCATGTTGCCAGCACACTTTGTCGGCCCGTGCTACCACGGTGGCTGTTGTGAGGAAGCCCGACGAGGCCAAGGACAAGGAGGCGCAGAGTGGAGCAGGAGGAGAAAGTGGCTCAACCACACCCCTAAAACCGTCGAGTGTACCCGCAACTAAGAAAATGTATTATTTGTCATGCCTCTCCTGTCGCTGGACCACACGAGATGTGGGCATTCCCGATCAGGGTGTGGCAACTGGTACTTGGCCGGATAACGAATGCTTGTACCAGCTCCGTTTCAACTCTCTACTCGAGTATTATCAGTCGGTGGTGTTGCAAGAGAAACAGGACAGACAGGAGTTTCTGCGTCGCAAATCGCCCAAGCAGCATAAATTTCCAAGTCTGACAGATCGCACAGGTCTAACGGTATCTCTAATTCGACGACAAATCGGTTGGAATGAGAAGACTTTGCCGAAAAGCAAACCCATTAGCATTTCCCCAACTGAGGCCACAGCTGATGTGGAACAGCTACCGCCGGATATCTTTACGGAGCCATTGAATTTGCGTCAAGTGACGACAATCGCCCAAAGGCTTAGCCAGCCAAGGGATCAGCCCACAGCCGTGGGAAATTTGTATCCCCAACGCCGTTCGCTGTGGATTAAACGGTCGCTGAGATGTCGTCAGTGCGAGCATAATCTAATTAAGCCCGAATTTCATCCGACGTCCATTAAGTATCGAATTCAGCTCTTCGCTAGCCACCATGTTCCCGAAGTGGTGATGGTCCGTTGCGAACAGCCTCTGAAGTCAGGTCAGAAGAATGCGATTGTCGTAAAGATTACCAATCCAACCATGTATGACATGACCATAAGGATTCTGGATGCTCTTCCCGAGGAGGAAGAACAACTCACAACAGAAATGTTGCAGCAGGCCTGCAAAATCAAGGAGGAGGCGGTAACTTCCTCGCCTCTTCTACGGGCAGCCGGCATCACCTTAACCAGACAAAATTCTACACGTGAGATTAAGCGAGAAGTTAATGAATTGTCCAACACACTGATTGAACCACTGGAAAGCGAATTTGTACTGAGCCAACGCGACGATTCCAAGGAATTCGACGAAGACATCCAAGCGCGCAGCGAGATCGAAGAACCCAAATTTATAGTATGGCGCAAGGGCAACAAAGTTTTACTGAGACTACAGTTTACCCCAGAAGCGACATCAAAGATCTCCGATGAAGTCGTTTTGAGTTTCTATATGCAATACACTTACGTCAATACGGTGGCCAATACCACGGAAAAAAAGGAGCCAACCACTCAGGCACTCTACTCACGACTATTCATTCAGGCGGgcgccatagaaaaggaataa
- the LOC6646242 gene encoding retinol dehydrogenase 13: MCIFIDCLLCPTVIWSAVIGIGVYFLKDYMQGGQFTKETNETGKVVIVTGANTGIGKETAKELARRGATVYMACRDMTRCEIARLEIVKETNNQNVFSRELDLSSLASIRKFVAGFKAEQQKLHVLINNAGVMRCPKTLTKDGFEIQLGVNHMGHFLLTNLLLDVLKKSAPSRIVVVSSLAHTRGAINVDDLNSEKSYDEGSAYSQSKLANVLFTRELAKRLEGTGVTVNALHPGVVDTELARNWKFFQTNFVKYFLKPMLWPLLKTPKSGAQTSIYAALDPDLVNVSGQYFSDCKPKEVAPAAKDEKVGKFLWAESEKWTSKSD; the protein is encoded by the exons ATGTGCATATTCATAGACTGTCTGCTATGCCCAACTGTCATCTGGTCAGCTGTAATCGGCATTGGCGTCTACTTTCTGAA GGATTATATGCAGGGTGGCCAATTCACCAAGGAAACCAATGAAACTGGCAAAGTTGTCATTGTCACGGGAGCCAATACAGGCATTGGCAAAGAGACAGCAAAGGAACTAGCCAGAAGAGGAGCCACAGTCTATATGGCATGTCGGGATATGACCAGATGTGAAATAGCACGCCTGGAGATTGTCAAAGAAACGAATAATCAGAATGTATTCTCACGTGAATTGGATCTAAGTTCTCTGGCCTCCATACGTAAATTCGTTGCAGG TTTCAAAGCTGAGCAACAAAAACTTCATGTTCTAATCAATAATGCCGGTGTTATGCGTTGCCCCAAAACTCTGACCAAAGATGGCTTTGAGATTCAGTTGGGCGTTAATCATATGGGTCACTTTCTGCTTACCAACTTGTTGTTGGATGTTCTCAAGAAATCTGCTCCCAGTCGTATTGTAGTCGTCTCTAGTTTGGCCCACACTCGTGGAGCCATCAATGTGGATGACTTAAATAGCGAAAAGTCCTACGATGAAGGCTCGGCGTATTCTCAGAGTAAATTGGCCAATGTCTTGTTCACTCGCGAACTGGCCAAGCGTCTGGAGGGCACTGGAGTTACTGTGAATGCCCTGCATCCAGGTGTTGTAGACACAGAGCTGGCCAGAAACTGGAAATTCTTCCAAACAAACTTTGTAAA ATATTTCTTGAAACCAATGTTGTGGCCTTTGCTGAAGACTCCCAAGAGTGGGGCACAAACTAGTATCTATGCAGCTCTTGACCCCGATTTGGTCAATGTGTCTGGTCAGTATTTCAGCGATTGCAAACCCAAGGAAGTGGCCCCTGCTGCCAAGGATGAGAAAGTTGGCAAATTCCTTTGGGCAGAGAGTGAAAAGTGGACTAGCAAGTCGGATTAG
- the LOC6646241 gene encoding retinol dehydrogenase 12: protein MSFIYDYLLSPVVIVPAIIAATIHLLRDYWQGGQFTKPTDETGKVVIVTGANTGIGKETVRELAKRGATVYMACRNLEKCEEARREIVQETNNTNIYTRELDLSSFESIRKFVVGYKQEQDKLHILINNAGQMNCPKSLTKDGFEMHLGVNHLGHFLLTNLLLDYLKKSAPSRIVNVSSLAHIFGRINKKDLNSEKSYSQDFAYAQSKLANILFTRELAKRLKDTGVTTNALHPGVVQTELLRHWNIFRKYFFTPFVWPIFKTPKSGAQTTLYAALDPDLDSVSGQYFSDCKPTWTSPAAKNEETGQWLWLESEKLTGIRPNN, encoded by the exons ATGAGTTTCATTTATGATTACCTACTTAGCCCTGTAGTAATTGTGCCAGCTATTATAGCCGCTACTATACACTTGCTCAG GGACTACTGGCAGGGAGGCCAATTTACTAAGCCAACCGATGAGACGGGTAAAGTGGTAATTGTAACCGGAGCGAATACAGGAATTGGTAAAGAGACTGTAAGAGAATTAGCCAAAAGAGGGGCCACCGTCTATATGGCCTGTCGGAATCTGGAAAAGTGTGAAGAAGCTCGTCGGGAAATTGTTCAAGAAACAAATAACACAAATATTTATACTCGAGAATTGGATTTGAGTTCTTTCGAATCGATAAGGAAATTTGTAGTGGG TTACAAGCAGGAACAGGATAAGCTGCATATATTGATAAACAATGCCGGGCAAATGAATTGTCCAAAATCTCTAACTAAAGATGGCTTTGAGATGCATCTTGGTGTGAATCATTTGGGGCATTTTCTACTGACCAATCTACTGCTCGATTATTTGAAGAAATCGGCTCCTAGTCGCATTGTTAACGTTTCCAGCTTGGCTCACATTTTTGGGCGAATCAATAAGAAGGATTTAAATAGCGAGAAATCCTATAGTCAAGATTTTGCCTATGCTCAGAGTAAATTGGCCAATATATTATTCACCAGAGAattggctaaaagactaaaggACACTGGAGTTACCACAAATGCTTTACATCCTGGGGTAGTGCAGACCGAACTTCTAAGACATTGGAACATTTTCAGAAA ATACTTCTTTACGCCCTTTGTCTGGCCCATATTTAAGACACCAAAAAGTGGAGCACAAACTACATTATATGCAGCCCTCGATCCCGATTTGGATAGCGTTTCCGGACAATATTTTAGCGATTGCAAACCAACATGGACATCACCAGCCGCCAAGAATGAGGAAACTGGCCAATGGCTTTGGCTAGAGAGTGAAAAGTTGACAGGAATCCGTCcgaacaattaa
- the LOC6646097 gene encoding retinol dehydrogenase 12 isoform X1, with protein sequence MGVITNILHGLVPILLTHGLVALIAYCLRLYMQGQKFKKQTDETGKVVIVTGANTGLGKETVRELARRGATVYMACRDKRRGERSRNEIVEETNNQNIYVRVCDLASLDSIRKFVDGFKREQSQLHLLINNAGVFWAPRQLTKDGFEMHLGVNHLGHFFLTHLLLDVLRKSAPSRIVVVASRAHERGLIQVEDLNSDHCVYDEGVAYCQSKLANILFTRELAKRLKGTGVTVNAVNPGIADTEIARNMMFFQTPIAQYVAETTLKPLFWSVMKTPKNGAQTTLFAALDPDLNQVSGVYFSECSLKQVAPVGCDDKMAKWLWAKSEKWTGISY encoded by the exons ATGGGAGTTATTACCAATATTCTGCATGGCTTGGTACCCATTCTTCTGACACATGGACTAGTGGCCCTTATCGCTTACTGTTTAAG ATTGTATATGCAAGGCCAAAAGTTCAAAAAGCAAACCGATGAGACGGGTAAAGTTGTGATCGTAACTGGAGCCAACACAGGACTGGGCAAGGAGACAGTGCGGGAATTGGCGCGGCGTGGAGCCACCGTTTACATGGCCTGCCGCGACAAGAGACGAGGTGAAAGAAGTCGCAATGAAATTGTTGAAGAGAccaataatcaaaatatttacgTTCGTGTATGTGATCTCGCTTCATTGGACTCGATTAGAAAATTTGTGGACGG aTTCAAACGCGAGCAAAGTCAATTGCATTTGCTTATCAATAATGCTGGCGTCTTTTGGGCACCACGACAACTCACCAAAGATGGCTTTGAAATGCATCTGGGGGTCAATCATTTGGGTCATTTCTTTCTCACACATCTTTTGCTCGATGTGCTGAGGAAATCGGCTCCCAGTCGCATTGTGGTTGTTGCTAGTCGAGCCCACGAACGTGGACTGATACAAGTGGAAGATTTGAATAGCGATCATTGCGTCTATGACGAAGGCGTCGCCTATTGCCAAAGCAAATTGGCCAATATATTATTCACCCGAGAGTTAGCCAAACGGTTGAAGGGCACTGGAGTGACGGTGAATGCCGTAAATCCAGGAATAGCCGATACGGAAATAGCAAGAAACATGATGTTTTTTCAAACTCCCATCGCCCAGTATGTAGCAGA AACCACACTGAAACCGCTCTTTTGGTCGGTGATGAAAACCCCAAAGAACGGAGCCCAAACAACTCTATTTGCGGCATTGGATCCTGACTTGAATCAAGTTTCGGGTGTTTATTTTAGCGAATGTTCCCTCAAACAGGTGGCCCCTGTTGGCTGTGATGACAAAATGGCCAAATGGCTGTGGGCAAAGAGTGAAAAATGGACAGGCATAAGTTATTAA
- the LOC6646097 gene encoding retinol dehydrogenase 12 isoform X2, which translates to MGVITNILHGLVPILLTHGLVALIAYCLRLYMQGQKFKKQTDETGKVVIVTGANTGLGKETVRELARRGATVYMACRDKRRGERSRNEIVEETNNQNIYVRVCDLASLDSIRKFVDGFKREQSQLHLLINNAGVFWAPRQLTKDGFEMHLGVNHLGHFFLTHLLLDVLRKSAPSRIVVVASRAHERGLIQVEDLNSDHCVYDEGVAYCQSKLANILFTRELAKRLKGTGVTVNAVNPGIADTEIARNMMFFQTPIAQTTLKPLFWSVMKTPKNGAQTTLFAALDPDLNQVSGVYFSECSLKQVAPVGCDDKMAKWLWAKSEKWTGISY; encoded by the exons ATGGGAGTTATTACCAATATTCTGCATGGCTTGGTACCCATTCTTCTGACACATGGACTAGTGGCCCTTATCGCTTACTGTTTAAG ATTGTATATGCAAGGCCAAAAGTTCAAAAAGCAAACCGATGAGACGGGTAAAGTTGTGATCGTAACTGGAGCCAACACAGGACTGGGCAAGGAGACAGTGCGGGAATTGGCGCGGCGTGGAGCCACCGTTTACATGGCCTGCCGCGACAAGAGACGAGGTGAAAGAAGTCGCAATGAAATTGTTGAAGAGAccaataatcaaaatatttacgTTCGTGTATGTGATCTCGCTTCATTGGACTCGATTAGAAAATTTGTGGACGG aTTCAAACGCGAGCAAAGTCAATTGCATTTGCTTATCAATAATGCTGGCGTCTTTTGGGCACCACGACAACTCACCAAAGATGGCTTTGAAATGCATCTGGGGGTCAATCATTTGGGTCATTTCTTTCTCACACATCTTTTGCTCGATGTGCTGAGGAAATCGGCTCCCAGTCGCATTGTGGTTGTTGCTAGTCGAGCCCACGAACGTGGACTGATACAAGTGGAAGATTTGAATAGCGATCATTGCGTCTATGACGAAGGCGTCGCCTATTGCCAAAGCAAATTGGCCAATATATTATTCACCCGAGAGTTAGCCAAACGGTTGAAGGGCACTGGAGTGACGGTGAATGCCGTAAATCCAGGAATAGCCGATACGGAAATAGCAAGAAACATGATGTTTTTTCAAACTCCCATCGCCCA AACCACACTGAAACCGCTCTTTTGGTCGGTGATGAAAACCCCAAAGAACGGAGCCCAAACAACTCTATTTGCGGCATTGGATCCTGACTTGAATCAAGTTTCGGGTGTTTATTTTAGCGAATGTTCCCTCAAACAGGTGGCCCCTGTTGGCTGTGATGACAAAATGGCCAAATGGCTGTGGGCAAAGAGTGAAAAATGGACAGGCATAAGTTATTAA
- the LOC6646097 gene encoding retinol dehydrogenase 12 isoform X3, producing MAPLSSRLYMQGQKFKKQTDETGKVVIVTGANTGLGKETVRELARRGATVYMACRDKRRGERSRNEIVEETNNQNIYVRVCDLASLDSIRKFVDGFKREQSQLHLLINNAGVFWAPRQLTKDGFEMHLGVNHLGHFFLTHLLLDVLRKSAPSRIVVVASRAHERGLIQVEDLNSDHCVYDEGVAYCQSKLANILFTRELAKRLKGTGVTVNAVNPGIADTEIARNMMFFQTPIAQYVAETTLKPLFWSVMKTPKNGAQTTLFAALDPDLNQVSGVYFSECSLKQVAPVGCDDKMAKWLWAKSEKWTGISY from the exons ATGGCGCCTTTATCTTCTAGATTGTATATGCAAGGCCAAAAGTTCAAAAAGCAAACCGATGAGACGGGTAAAGTTGTGATCGTAACTGGAGCCAACACAGGACTGGGCAAGGAGACAGTGCGGGAATTGGCGCGGCGTGGAGCCACCGTTTACATGGCCTGCCGCGACAAGAGACGAGGTGAAAGAAGTCGCAATGAAATTGTTGAAGAGAccaataatcaaaatatttacgTTCGTGTATGTGATCTCGCTTCATTGGACTCGATTAGAAAATTTGTGGACGG aTTCAAACGCGAGCAAAGTCAATTGCATTTGCTTATCAATAATGCTGGCGTCTTTTGGGCACCACGACAACTCACCAAAGATGGCTTTGAAATGCATCTGGGGGTCAATCATTTGGGTCATTTCTTTCTCACACATCTTTTGCTCGATGTGCTGAGGAAATCGGCTCCCAGTCGCATTGTGGTTGTTGCTAGTCGAGCCCACGAACGTGGACTGATACAAGTGGAAGATTTGAATAGCGATCATTGCGTCTATGACGAAGGCGTCGCCTATTGCCAAAGCAAATTGGCCAATATATTATTCACCCGAGAGTTAGCCAAACGGTTGAAGGGCACTGGAGTGACGGTGAATGCCGTAAATCCAGGAATAGCCGATACGGAAATAGCAAGAAACATGATGTTTTTTCAAACTCCCATCGCCCAGTATGTAGCAGA AACCACACTGAAACCGCTCTTTTGGTCGGTGATGAAAACCCCAAAGAACGGAGCCCAAACAACTCTATTTGCGGCATTGGATCCTGACTTGAATCAAGTTTCGGGTGTTTATTTTAGCGAATGTTCCCTCAAACAGGTGGCCCCTGTTGGCTGTGATGACAAAATGGCCAAATGGCTGTGGGCAAAGAGTGAAAAATGGACAGGCATAAGTTATTAA
- the LOC6646096 gene encoding retinol dehydrogenase 13, with protein sequence MRNLLSSFRGKRKANRIMGFFTFLKSRPIFWFSVTGTTVGLACGIKDLMQGGEFTTKTNETGRVVIVTGANTGIGKETTWELARRGATVYMACRDMNKCEEARAEIVKDTQNKYVYCRQCDLASLDSIRHFIAEFKREQDQLHVLINNAGVMRCPRSVTKDGFEMQLGVNHMGHFLLTNLLLDLLKKSAPSRIVNVSSLAHTRGEINTADLNSEKSYDEGKAYNQSKLANILFTRELAKRLEGTCVTVNALHPGIVDTELFRHMGFFNSFFAGLIFKPLFWPFVKSPRNGAQTSLYVALDPELEQVTGQYFADCQLQQPAPAATDVQTAKWLWAVSEKWTSSQILKVNSPKATEQ encoded by the exons ATGCGCAATCTTTTGTCTTCTTTCCGTGGCAAACGAAAGGCTAACCGAATTATGGGATTCTTTACCTTCCTAAAAAGTCGTCCAATATTTTGGTTTAGTGTAACTGGCACTACAGTTGGCTTAGCATGTGGCATAAA GGATCTTATGCAAGGCGGTGAATTCACCACAAAGACCAATGAAACTGGAAGAGTTGTGATTGTAACCGGAGCAAATACGGGTATTGGCAAGGAAACAACATGGGAACTGGCAAGAAGAGGAGCTACAGTCTATATGGCCTGTAGGGATATGAATAAATGTGAAGAGGCTAGAGCTGAAATCGTTAAAGATACgcaaaacaaatatgtttaCTGCCGGCAATGTGATTTGGCCAGTTTGGACTCCATTCGACACTTTATTGCAGA ATTCAAGCGGGAGCAGGACCAACTCCATGTGCTAATCAACAATGCTGGAGTGATGCGTTGTCCACGATCTGTGACAAAAGATGGCTTTGAAATGCAATTGGGTGTCAATCATATGGGACACTTTTTGCTGACCAACCTGTTATTGGATCTACTAAAG AAATCTGCTCCCAGTCGAATTGTAAATGTCTCCAGCTTGGCTCATACCCGCGGCGAAATTAACACAGCTGACCTGAATAGCGAAAAATCCTATGATGAGGGCAAGGCCTACAATCAGAGTAAATTGGCCAATATCCTGTTCACTCGCGAACTGGCCAAGCGTCTGGAGGGCACCTGTGTGACGGTTAATGCCCTGCATCCGGGCATTGTGGACACTGAACTCTTTAGACATATGGGCTtctttaatagtttttttgcTGG ATTAATTTTCAAACCTTTGTTTTGGCCTTTTGTCAAGTCGCCCCGAAACGGGGCACAAACTAGTCTCTATGTCGCGCTGGATCCCGAATTGGAGCAAGTAACTGGCCAATACTTTGCCGACTGTCAATTGCAGCAGCCGGCACCAGCAGCCACAGATGTGCAAACAGCCAAATGGCTTTGGGCAGTCAGCGAGAAATGGACAAGTTCACAaatattaaaagttaattcACCCAAAGCGACtgagcaataa
- the LOC6646095 gene encoding lysM and putative peptidoglycan-binding domain-containing protein 4 — protein MRRNVRQHQQDDGVEEIFGRTEYDTEELMDLDLIQMANRPSTQSNKLARFENTLEVKVQEDDTLQALALRFHCSVADIKRLNKIDRENEIHARRIIRIPVTVHNVLLGNGSILTQQDALPAVHRSGNNSPRHNAEPTLQIERNPLEDARLMLDERLLVAAVNASGTVDNQPTTSATSTGGATNGILGFPDDEAHTERSANDDNAPLLNEMLMDRHAPLVRPIPGPSLRAIDWSGSDCDMSWICLLVFILALCVVIPLVYVIYLAEHPHHHISQ, from the exons atgcgACGCAATGT GCGCCAGCACCAACAAGACGATGGGGTGGAGGAGATATTCGGCCGAACAGAATACGATACCGAAGAATTAATGGATCTGGATTTAATTCAGATGGCAAACAGACCGAGCACACAGTCCAACAAGCTGGCTCGCTTTGAGAACACGCTGGAGGTGAAAGTGCAGGAGGACGATACGCTTCAAGCTTTGGCACTGCGGTTCCACTGCTCTGTGGCGGACATAAAGCGCCTGAACAAAATCGATCGGGAGAATGAGATTCATGCGCGTCGCATTATCCGCATCCCTGTTACAGTACACAATGTCCTGCTGGGCAACGGTAGCATATTGACACAGCAGGACGCACTGCCAGCGGTGCACAGGAGCGGCAACAACAGTCCGCGACATAATGCGGAGCCTACGCTACAGATTGAGCGCAATCCTTTGGAGGACGCTCGTTTAATGCTCGACGAGAGGCTTTTAGTTGCAGCAGTCAATGCATCTGGAACTGTAGACAATCAGCCTACGACGTCCGCAACATCTACAGGAGGTGCTACTAATGGGATTCTTGGATTTCCGGATGATGAAG CCCACACAGAGCGATCTGCAAACGATGACAATGCGCCACTGCTGAACGAAATGCTTATGGACAGACATGCTCCATTGGTTCGTCCCATACCAGGACCATCCTTGCGCGCCATCGATTGGTCTGGCTCTGATTGTGATATGTCCTGGATATGCCTTCTGGTGTTCATACTCGCTCTCTGTGTCGTTATACCGCTGGTCTACGTCATCTATCTCGCCGAGCATCCACATCATCACATATCGCAGTAA